From the Thermococcus guaymasensis DSM 11113 genome, one window contains:
- a CDS encoding MBL fold metallo-hydrolase, which produces MLALAFIPLFRQQNPVRQQEGGNKNKITIVYDNKALGGFKSSWGFAALVRFKNHTILFDTGGNGEILLSNMRKLGIDPKSIQYIFLSHIHGDHTGGLWAILRENPNVTVFLPDIFPDSFKEKVRSFGAKVVEIDEPEEILEDIYTTGVMFPVGEQALVLKTSKGLVVVTGCSHPGIVRIVERAENITGENAYLVVGGFHLFGAPEKEVRVIAASLKRLGVQKIMPCHCTGGEAERIFAEEFGMGYVECGVGKTVSW; this is translated from the coding sequence GTGCTTGCCTTGGCCTTCATTCCTTTATTTAGACAACAGAACCCAGTTAGGCAACAGGAAGGCGGGAACAAAAACAAAATAACCATTGTTTATGACAACAAAGCGTTGGGCGGCTTTAAGAGTTCATGGGGCTTTGCCGCCCTCGTGAGATTCAAAAACCACACGATTCTTTTTGACACTGGTGGCAATGGTGAAATTCTGCTGAGCAACATGAGGAAGCTTGGCATTGACCCAAAGTCAATCCAGTACATTTTCCTATCTCACATTCACGGAGACCATACCGGCGGATTGTGGGCAATTCTAAGGGAAAACCCAAACGTGACGGTGTTCCTCCCAGATATATTCCCAGACAGTTTTAAAGAGAAAGTCCGGAGCTTTGGGGCAAAAGTCGTTGAGATTGACGAACCCGAGGAGATTTTGGAGGATATTTACACTACCGGGGTAATGTTTCCAGTAGGGGAGCAGGCTCTGGTTTTGAAGACCTCGAAGGGCTTGGTCGTGGTAACCGGGTGCTCCCATCCTGGAATAGTCAGGATAGTGGAGAGGGCAGAGAACATAACGGGAGAAAACGCTTACTTGGTCGTTGGAGGTTTTCACCTATTTGGCGCCCCAGAGAAAGAGGTCAGGGTAATAGCTGCGAGCCTCAAAAGGCTCGGAGTTCAAAAAATTATGCCCTGCCACTGCACCGGAGGCGAGGCAGAGAGGATTTTTGCGGAGGAGTTCGGGATGGGTTATGTAGAATGCGGCGTTGGAAAGACCGTGAGCTGGTGA
- the cas2 gene encoding CRISPR-associated endonuclease Cas2, whose translation MYIVVVYDVNVKRVNHVKKFLRQHLHWVQNSVFEGEVTRAEYERIKAGLKEIIDENEDSVVIYRLRSQPLRDVLGTERNPMEDII comes from the coding sequence ATGTACATCGTCGTGGTCTACGACGTTAACGTGAAGCGCGTCAACCACGTGAAGAAGTTCCTCCGCCAGCACCTTCACTGGGTTCAGAACAGCGTCTTCGAGGGGGAAGTCACAAGGGCCGAGTACGAGCGCATCAAGGCCGGGCTGAAGGAGATAATAGACGAAAACGAGGACTCCGTTGTAATCTACCGCCTTCGCTCCCAGCCCCTCCGCGACGTCCTCGGAACGGAAAGGAACCCGATGGAGGACATCATCTGA
- the pdo gene encoding protein disulfide oxidoreductase, whose protein sequence is MGLISDADKKVIKEEFFSKLTEPVKLMVFTGKEHCQYCDQLKQLVQELAELSDKLTYEFIDFDTEEGKRKAEEYRIDHAPAVSITRNGQDVGVRFFGLPAGHEFGAFLEDIVDVSNMTTDLMPDTKEAIANVDRDVRILVFVTPTCPYCPLAVRMAHKFAVENTKAGKGRILGDMVEAIEYPEWADQYSVMAVPKIVIQVDGEDKVQFEGAYPEKMFMEKLLTALE, encoded by the coding sequence ATGGGACTGATTAGCGATGCCGACAAGAAGGTAATAAAGGAAGAGTTCTTCTCAAAACTCACCGAGCCCGTCAAGCTCATGGTCTTCACCGGAAAGGAGCACTGCCAGTACTGCGACCAGCTGAAGCAGCTCGTCCAGGAGCTTGCCGAGCTGAGCGACAAGCTTACCTATGAGTTCATCGATTTCGACACGGAGGAGGGCAAGAGGAAGGCAGAGGAGTACAGGATTGACCACGCTCCGGCCGTTAGCATAACCAGAAACGGCCAGGACGTTGGAGTTCGCTTCTTCGGCCTTCCGGCCGGCCACGAGTTCGGGGCCTTCCTCGAGGATATAGTTGATGTCAGCAACATGACCACCGACCTAATGCCCGATACCAAGGAGGCCATCGCCAACGTTGACAGGGACGTCAGGATACTCGTCTTCGTAACGCCGACCTGCCCGTACTGCCCGCTCGCCGTTAGAATGGCCCACAAGTTCGCCGTCGAGAACACCAAGGCGGGCAAGGGCAGGATACTCGGCGATATGGTCGAGGCCATCGAGTACCCAGAGTGGGCCGACCAGTACAGCGTTATGGCCGTTCCGAAGATAGTCATTCAGGTAGACGGCGAGGACAAGGTTCAGTTCGAGGGTGCTTACCCGGAGAAGATGTTCATGGAGAAGCTCCTCACTGCCCTTGAGTGA
- the cas1b gene encoding type I-B CRISPR-associated endonuclease Cas1b: MRKRSITLLSDGTLFRRENTLYFENERGRKPLAVEGIYDVYIYGHVNITSQALHYLAQKGIAVHFFNHYGHYDGSFYPRESLNSGDLVIRQAEHYLDREKRLKLARLFVRGSALNMERNLKRWKVNDGFSEELKALLEELEEAKKITEVMNVEARIREAYYSRWDEHLPEGFKIVKRTRRPPENEMNALISFLNSRLYATIVSELYNTQLVPTVSYLHEPGERRFSLALDLSEIFKPIVVDRLATRLITKRILSKEHFREELNGVLLTKEGMRKVLGEYENELTKSVRHPELKKNVTKKRLIRLEAYKLIKHLVGVKEYEPLVAWF, translated from the coding sequence ATGAGGAAGCGCTCCATAACCCTGCTCTCGGACGGAACGCTTTTCAGGAGGGAGAACACCCTCTACTTCGAGAACGAGCGCGGCAGAAAGCCCCTCGCCGTCGAGGGCATCTACGATGTCTACATCTACGGCCACGTGAACATAACCTCCCAGGCCCTCCACTATCTGGCGCAGAAGGGCATAGCGGTTCACTTTTTCAACCACTACGGCCACTACGATGGGAGTTTTTATCCAAGGGAAAGCCTTAACTCCGGCGACTTGGTCATCAGGCAGGCCGAGCACTACCTCGACCGGGAAAAGCGCCTCAAACTGGCGAGGCTCTTCGTCAGGGGTTCGGCTTTGAACATGGAGCGCAACTTAAAGCGCTGGAAAGTTAATGATGGCTTCTCAGAGGAGCTTAAAGCCCTCCTGGAGGAGCTCGAAGAAGCGAAGAAGATAACAGAGGTCATGAACGTTGAGGCGAGGATTAGGGAGGCCTATTACTCAAGGTGGGACGAGCACCTTCCAGAGGGCTTCAAAATAGTGAAGAGAACGCGCAGGCCGCCGGAGAACGAGATGAACGCGCTGATAAGCTTTCTTAACTCAAGGCTCTATGCGACCATCGTGAGCGAGCTCTACAACACCCAGCTGGTTCCAACGGTGAGCTACCTTCACGAGCCGGGCGAGAGGCGCTTTTCCTTAGCTCTGGACCTGAGCGAGATTTTCAAGCCGATTGTAGTGGACAGGCTCGCCACGAGGCTAATAACCAAGAGAATTCTCTCAAAGGAGCACTTCAGAGAGGAGCTCAACGGCGTTCTCCTGACGAAGGAGGGAATGAGGAAAGTCCTGGGCGAGTACGAGAATGAGCTCACGAAGAGCGTAAGGCACCCTGAGCTTAAGAAGAACGTGACGAAGAAGAGGCTGATTCGCCTTGAGGCATACAAGCTCATCAAGCACCTCGTTGGAGTGAAGGAGTACGAGCCGCTGGTGGCGTGGTTCTGA
- the cas7a gene encoding type I-A CRISPR-associated protein Cas7/Csa2, producing the protein MFLSVGVRFEANVEALNMVETAGNYSKHRRVPYLVEEDGKLKTVYVPALSGESLAHAYQEHLVREALGLGLSVCDDCRRNEFYKSMNKVHLKKKVNPIPDDPRDIEIAIVRSCVVEDVGGFLYAEKPPVRRSSAFQVSYALPVKSVALFATSEPQLHARHAQMDTSSKKGNASEQMIYYVETGTALYGFTFNLDLDAIGVSAITSEPILDENELKIRREAAMRALFRMLSSAQFGAKLSRFFPVGGITEVAVAVTEHPFVVTSPIYDDYIARTERRLKVLEGLGENYLFTVATGEKVPEEALKEAVDYLREQGAF; encoded by the coding sequence ATGTTTTTGAGCGTTGGTGTTAGGTTTGAGGCGAACGTCGAGGCTTTGAACATGGTTGAAACGGCTGGGAACTACAGCAAGCACAGGCGCGTTCCCTACCTCGTTGAGGAGGACGGCAAGCTCAAGACGGTCTACGTTCCGGCGCTGAGCGGTGAGAGCCTCGCCCATGCCTACCAGGAGCACCTTGTTAGGGAAGCTCTCGGCCTGGGCCTGTCAGTCTGCGACGACTGCAGGAGAAACGAGTTCTACAAGTCCATGAACAAGGTTCACCTCAAGAAGAAGGTCAACCCGATTCCCGACGACCCAAGGGATATCGAAATCGCCATAGTAAGGTCTTGCGTCGTTGAGGACGTTGGCGGTTTCCTCTACGCCGAGAAGCCACCGGTCAGAAGGAGTTCAGCCTTCCAGGTCAGCTACGCCCTGCCCGTTAAGTCCGTTGCACTCTTCGCGACTTCAGAACCCCAGCTTCACGCGAGGCACGCCCAGATGGACACGTCAAGCAAGAAGGGCAACGCCTCCGAGCAGATGATATACTACGTGGAGACCGGCACTGCTCTCTACGGCTTCACGTTTAACCTCGACCTCGACGCCATAGGTGTGAGCGCCATAACCTCGGAACCAATTCTCGACGAGAACGAGCTAAAGATCAGGCGTGAAGCCGCTATGAGGGCCCTCTTCAGGATGCTCTCCTCCGCGCAGTTCGGAGCAAAGCTCTCCCGCTTCTTCCCTGTGGGGGGCATAACCGAGGTAGCGGTGGCAGTTACGGAACACCCGTTCGTCGTCACATCCCCGATTTACGACGATTACATTGCCAGAACGGAGAGGAGGCTAAAAGTTCTTGAGGGCCTTGGAGAGAATTACCTCTTCACCGTCGCGACTGGCGAGAAGGTTCCTGAGGAGGCCCTGAAGGAGGCGGTGGACTACCTCAGGGAACAGGGAGCGTTCTGA
- a CDS encoding CRISPR-associated endoribonuclease Cas6 yields the protein MWGDEELLRVAWDTGLGMRNAHGFGMIGVV from the coding sequence ATGTGGGGCGATGAGGAGTTGCTCCGCGTTGCTTGGGACACTGGACTCGGAATGAGGAATGCTCACGGGTTTGGGATGATTGGGGTGGTCTGA
- the csa5 gene encoding type I-A CRISPR-associated protein Csa5, whose protein sequence is MSEYEGIVKMLRFFVQMKNFGYVDRIGNALNPEPVEVTLHEALRAFRSVRESAPVDESGRRYVEKDGKKIPVPGIPTEEEIRTFLDDVRSDIGVAKRVATLALAYPSKKESGGDE, encoded by the coding sequence ATGTCCGAATACGAAGGAATAGTAAAAATGCTGAGGTTCTTCGTACAAATGAAGAACTTCGGCTATGTGGACAGGATTGGAAACGCCCTGAATCCCGAACCTGTGGAAGTAACACTCCACGAGGCTCTGAGGGCCTTCAGGTCAGTACGCGAAAGCGCCCCCGTTGACGAAAGTGGAAGAAGGTACGTGGAGAAGGACGGGAAGAAGATTCCGGTTCCAGGCATACCCACTGAGGAAGAGATCAGGACGTTTCTTGATGACGTACGTTCCGATATTGGCGTTGCAAAGCGTGTTGCAACCCTTGCCCTTGCGTATCCCTCAAAAAAGGAGTCTGGAGGTGATGAGTGA
- the cas5a gene encoding type I-A CRISPR-associated protein Cas5a: MVPLTFFLKVTMRPTGIVALRALPQSKMRTALRYVPPTTLIGAIAYPLHHLSGNRAETVYDRKTFKSTADGVKNLFEWVTVKTIGKPRLYGALLKINTVYRGKAQSAVTSFPSAVMYGSGDFTITAVYLVNEEKLSKGPYTMKDLERAAWGITRLGSRESVVSVENVETGKAEISEASSAETSYAFPFKGFEVQGRGTLQSVVDWRSGIGDYSSAKRIVMFYPEGTVSVRGKLSVTTVGGETLVLAP, from the coding sequence GTGGTTCCCTTGACTTTCTTTTTGAAGGTCACGATGAGACCGACGGGTATAGTGGCCCTCCGGGCCCTGCCACAGAGCAAGATGAGGACGGCACTCCGCTACGTCCCCCCGACGACGCTTATTGGGGCAATCGCCTATCCACTCCACCACCTCTCAGGAAACAGGGCCGAGACTGTGTATGACAGGAAAACGTTCAAGAGCACTGCAGACGGGGTTAAGAACCTGTTCGAGTGGGTGACCGTGAAGACCATCGGAAAGCCAAGGCTCTACGGCGCGTTGCTGAAGATTAACACAGTTTACCGTGGAAAGGCCCAGAGCGCCGTTACCTCATTCCCCTCAGCTGTGATGTACGGTTCGGGGGATTTCACAATAACCGCGGTCTATCTCGTGAATGAAGAGAAGCTCTCCAAAGGGCCTTACACGATGAAAGACCTCGAAAGGGCAGCGTGGGGAATAACGAGGCTCGGTTCGAGGGAGTCCGTTGTCAGCGTCGAGAATGTTGAAACGGGTAAGGCCGAGATATCCGAGGCCTCCAGCGCTGAGACCTCATACGCGTTCCCCTTCAAGGGATTCGAAGTGCAGGGCAGGGGCACACTGCAGTCTGTAGTGGACTGGCGCTCTGGAATTGGAGACTACTCCAGCGCGAAGCGCATCGTGATGTTTTACCCTGAGGGCACCGTTAGTGTCCGGGGAAAACTGAGTGTCACTACCGTGGGGGGTGAGACCCTTGTCCTCGCTCCTTGA
- the cas4 gene encoding CRISPR-associated protein Cas4 — protein MKEYPLTDLLITGTEINYLSICPTKLWYFAKGITMEQESEWVDLGKFIHEQRYASEEKEVLVGSIKIDFIRRGDTIEVHEVKLGKSMEKAHEMQALYYLYYLKKLGINAKAVLHYPKLNETKEIVLDGREEEIEWAIKEVERIKSLPSPPRPVKSKKCKKCAYYELCWV, from the coding sequence ATGAAAGAATATCCCCTCACCGACCTCCTCATCACCGGCACGGAGATCAACTACCTCTCCATTTGCCCGACGAAGCTCTGGTACTTTGCGAAGGGCATCACGATGGAGCAGGAAAGCGAATGGGTCGACCTCGGCAAGTTCATCCACGAGCAGCGCTATGCCAGCGAGGAGAAGGAAGTCCTCGTCGGGAGCATAAAGATTGATTTCATTCGGCGGGGCGATACTATAGAGGTTCACGAGGTCAAGCTGGGCAAAAGCATGGAGAAAGCCCACGAGATGCAGGCGCTGTACTATCTCTACTACCTCAAAAAGCTCGGAATTAACGCCAAGGCCGTTCTCCACTACCCCAAGCTCAACGAAACGAAAGAAATAGTGCTCGACGGCCGGGAAGAAGAGATTGAATGGGCGATAAAGGAAGTTGAGCGGATAAAATCACTCCCATCGCCACCGAGACCAGTTAAATCAAAGAAGTGCAAAAAATGTGCGTACTACGAACTCTGCTGGGTTTGA
- the cas8a2 gene encoding type I-A CRISPR-associated protein Cas8a2/Csx9 — MSSLLEAIANYPYEGLTRELLSLGMSWVVIKTGTLEPDAEELADSLEGALRDRAKAHTSKMGRNDGSSFDKVLKVWFNRSAPETYGELFELVVTETVKLLRNGLLDPRASLTSVRVDKNGTYLGVEFDGQTSKQPGKKPKAEYYAILPAIIKQPEYYERQSGFLVPTTGQKAQIRLDPLWFSFVALGFFTGFAGFVGGRYYLITKPGLEGFWPYEVEDIVVRGLLPITEAGIRGRLSLSTEELYEMKLAMKLAEENRDVPEEAYPVVLHVISLEGQVYTELKTVQLDLSGLSRYLNSYVGRIKALSTGGVPLTVELKEPKYPLWALVDVAEKELSRGVTGDGEMLAYIFVKDLYRAINSGNKRLIEDSLFRLFRQGRALLGSKKSKRKTSSELEKVLRAFMWKPHMEVLL, encoded by the coding sequence TTGTCCTCGCTCCTTGAGGCAATTGCAAATTACCCCTACGAGGGCCTGACAAGGGAACTCCTTTCCCTCGGGATGTCATGGGTAGTTATAAAGACCGGAACCCTTGAACCGGACGCAGAGGAGCTGGCGGATTCCCTTGAAGGCGCCCTCCGTGATAGGGCTAAGGCGCACACTTCCAAGATGGGCAGGAACGACGGGAGCTCCTTTGATAAGGTTCTCAAGGTCTGGTTCAACAGGAGCGCTCCCGAAACCTACGGAGAACTTTTTGAGCTGGTCGTCACTGAAACAGTTAAACTCCTCAGGAATGGACTCCTCGACCCCAGAGCCTCTCTAACGTCCGTTAGAGTTGATAAGAACGGGACATATCTTGGCGTTGAGTTTGATGGCCAGACATCGAAACAGCCCGGAAAGAAACCAAAAGCTGAATATTACGCGATACTGCCTGCAATAATCAAGCAGCCGGAATACTACGAGCGTCAGAGTGGTTTTCTGGTTCCAACTACAGGCCAGAAGGCCCAGATACGCCTCGACCCGCTGTGGTTCTCTTTCGTTGCCTTGGGGTTCTTTACGGGTTTTGCTGGCTTTGTTGGTGGCAGGTATTACCTGATAACAAAGCCAGGGCTAGAAGGGTTCTGGCCGTACGAGGTCGAGGACATAGTTGTTCGGGGATTGTTACCGATAACGGAGGCAGGAATCCGCGGGAGGCTTTCGCTGAGCACAGAGGAGCTCTACGAGATGAAGCTTGCAATGAAGCTTGCCGAGGAAAACAGGGATGTTCCCGAGGAGGCTTACCCCGTTGTCCTCCACGTGATTAGCCTTGAGGGGCAGGTGTACACAGAACTCAAGACGGTCCAGCTTGACCTCTCAGGCCTTAGTCGATATCTAAATTCCTACGTGGGGCGCATCAAGGCCCTTAGCACGGGGGGAGTTCCCCTAACCGTGGAGCTGAAGGAACCCAAATATCCCCTGTGGGCCCTCGTTGACGTTGCCGAGAAGGAGTTGAGCAGGGGTGTAACTGGTGACGGGGAGATGCTGGCCTACATCTTCGTCAAGGACCTTTATCGTGCCATCAACAGCGGGAACAAAAGGCTCATTGAGGACTCCCTGTTCAGACTATTCCGTCAGGGCAGGGCGTTACTTGGGAGTAAAAAGAGTAAAAGAAAGACCAGCTCGGAACTGGAAAAAGTTCTGAGGGCTTTCATGTGGAAACCCCACATGGAGGTGCTCCTGTGA
- a CDS encoding CRISPR-associated protein Cas4, whose translation MNLPEEIESFNERIRNAINGNHRPERRIWVTSLSYCLRKTALDIYLNAYSPSRNWEARIGSALHGWLAEVVGSAEFEVPVEYPIRDGWKLVGRADAVKGPYVLEFKFKGFEGNGEGIPRKNHDLEHAEPSREWVEQINAYMGMLGRDKGYIYIFDRNGLDFRVFPVEFDEILFRRFLGRAERVIEAVEELESGKFPRWISTVGRKDWVCNRCPYRPICAEIDREELKVR comes from the coding sequence GTGAATTTGCCCGAAGAAATCGAATCCTTCAACGAGAGGATTAGAAACGCCATAAACGGCAATCACAGGCCCGAGAGGAGGATATGGGTGACCTCTCTGAGCTACTGCCTCAGAAAGACAGCCCTCGACATATACCTCAACGCGTACAGCCCCTCACGCAACTGGGAGGCCAGGATAGGCTCCGCCCTACACGGCTGGCTGGCGGAGGTCGTTGGGAGCGCTGAGTTCGAGGTTCCGGTTGAGTATCCGATAAGAGACGGATGGAAGCTCGTCGGAAGGGCCGATGCCGTTAAGGGCCCCTACGTTCTTGAGTTCAAGTTCAAGGGGTTTGAGGGCAACGGGGAAGGAATTCCGCGAAAAAATCACGACCTTGAGCACGCGGAGCCGTCGCGGGAGTGGGTCGAGCAGATTAACGCCTACATGGGAATGCTCGGGAGGGATAAGGGATACATCTACATCTTCGACAGGAACGGGCTCGACTTCCGGGTGTTTCCTGTCGAGTTCGATGAGATCCTCTTCAGGAGGTTCCTGGGGAGGGCCGAAAGGGTCATTGAGGCCGTAGAGGAGCTGGAAAGCGGGAAGTTCCCGCGCTGGATATCGACGGTCGGGAGAAAGGACTGGGTGTGCAACCGTTGTCCTTACCGGCCAATTTGCGCCGAGATTGATAGGGAGGAGCTAAAGGTCAGATGA
- a CDS encoding HD domain-containing protein, whose protein sequence is MEAHIRKGLGLIEELYLKRNYGVLLGRAVGVEPETAGNLLRKAYILHDIGKCLEKFQERRAKFGFHWFYSYLVARQVLSKFGDAGEIASVAILLHHHDWVLTRIPPKPENPRLHEECVSLIESMIEEKIPRSIQWVEPSLAYSEAEKTFRKNVRGVYTFLLPIVVADNYAAACNRGGKGSTLGKEILETLKVRGWDLAGCLPGGL, encoded by the coding sequence ATGGAAGCTCACATAAGAAAAGGGCTTGGGTTAATAGAGGAACTTTATCTCAAAAGGAACTACGGCGTCCTGTTGGGAAGAGCAGTTGGTGTTGAGCCAGAAACCGCGGGAAACCTCCTGAGAAAAGCTTACATCCTCCATGACATTGGAAAGTGCCTGGAGAAGTTTCAGGAGAGAAGGGCAAAATTCGGTTTTCACTGGTTCTACTCGTATCTAGTAGCAAGGCAGGTTCTTAGCAAATTTGGGGATGCCGGGGAAATAGCCTCCGTTGCAATCCTACTGCATCATCATGATTGGGTACTCACTCGAATACCACCGAAGCCTGAGAATCCCAGACTCCATGAGGAATGTGTTAGTCTTATTGAGAGCATGATTGAAGAAAAGATTCCCCGGAGTATCCAATGGGTTGAACCTTCGTTGGCTTACTCGGAAGCAGAAAAAACGTTCAGAAAAAATGTTAGGGGAGTTTATACCTTTCTCCTACCAATCGTCGTTGCCGATAACTACGCCGCGGCGTGCAACAGGGGAGGGAAGGGGAGCACTCTTGGGAAGGAAATCTTGGAGACTCTGAAGGTGAGGGGGTGGGATCTTGCTGGTTGTCTTCCCGGTGGGCTTTGA
- the csa3 gene encoding CRISPR-associated CARF protein Csa3, with product MLVVFPVGFDEKFILRALMRKREEIDGLGRGDKLIAVLPKGYREEQRTVNALKAIESIVGPIVGEENIIHLEVPSNGDEMVVTIKRSVEDNMTRDRVVLAVLSGGMRPLVVGTLLALMSLKSTRVIVESDFENLSGHISLELGSFLAPYSRRWAMILCGLMKEKSVRAIAEELGVSPATISNELKKMADYYLVRSERLDGRAPRYQITRAGKTYIKLMGVSCNETQTPAPL from the coding sequence TTGCTGGTTGTCTTCCCGGTGGGCTTTGATGAGAAGTTCATACTCAGGGCGTTGATGAGGAAGAGAGAAGAGATAGACGGTCTCGGCAGGGGAGACAAACTCATTGCCGTTTTACCAAAGGGCTACAGAGAGGAACAAAGAACGGTGAATGCCCTGAAGGCAATAGAAAGCATAGTTGGGCCGATAGTAGGGGAGGAGAACATCATTCACTTGGAGGTTCCTTCAAATGGCGATGAGATGGTAGTCACAATAAAGCGAAGTGTGGAAGACAACATGACGAGAGACCGGGTTGTCCTTGCAGTTCTCTCGGGGGGAATGAGGCCCCTCGTTGTTGGGACTTTACTGGCACTCATGAGCCTAAAGAGCACGCGGGTCATCGTTGAGAGCGACTTCGAGAACCTCTCAGGCCACATCTCCCTTGAGCTTGGTTCGTTTCTGGCTCCATACAGCAGGAGGTGGGCTATGATTTTGTGCGGTTTGATGAAGGAAAAGAGCGTTAGGGCAATAGCGGAGGAGCTTGGCGTCTCTCCAGCGACGATAAGCAACGAGTTGAAGAAGATGGCGGATTATTATTTAGTTAGGAGCGAACGTCTCGATGGGCGGGCCCCGAGGTATCAAATCACGCGGGCGGGTAAAACGTACATTAAGCTGATGGGGGTCAGTTGCAATGAGACTCAAACTCCTGCTCCACTTTAA
- the cas3 gene encoding CRISPR-associated helicase Cas3', producing the protein MRAYRKALERLAEVKGFTPERRPLLEEAFNFLTSSPKPFLILNAPTGYGKTILSYALALHSLSDASIFDRVIHVLPMRSIIEDVQRTAEEAFGFSRTKMMGSSGEFMHLFPLNITTADTFTWDLLKLNTKRRHLVEAGLEFGYDYLTQASILTSIVIFDEAHFLLEDESMATAFDAVIEFLTSQGVPIVVMTATLSQGHLKFFKKYARKNKYEFEVLKPDEEDPFIRRELQKDISMTFGNGNPLEFVEPGKRNAIIVNTVERAVKLYNRATSTDVGVERDKIILIHGRMKPSHKKALIDRLRKLKDSDFLLIGTQAVEAGVDFSSDVMVTDRAPINSLLQRLGRLARHAGDRMGRAIIMEDAPTGPYPSEKVELTVNLLKEEEIHPRVPQTYERIVNEVHGSSLVSVTRLINKSLSGKFVRFMADPSKRALHVLGEVKELIQQGIPVMRGFLIPLSVEGEVVLISPRKLLELYSKGLVEVMGIKGQINDERDAYRIAKSLALGEKVEIVYRSQYDEERGIV; encoded by the coding sequence GTGAGGGCCTACAGAAAAGCCCTTGAGAGGCTTGCCGAGGTCAAGGGCTTTACGCCCGAGAGGAGGCCCCTCCTTGAGGAGGCGTTTAACTTTTTAACCTCCTCCCCAAAGCCGTTTCTCATTCTGAACGCGCCCACGGGTTACGGCAAAACCATCCTCAGCTACGCCCTCGCTTTACATTCACTTTCCGACGCTTCCATTTTTGACAGGGTCATCCACGTTCTTCCTATGAGGTCAATTATTGAGGACGTTCAGAGAACGGCCGAGGAGGCCTTCGGTTTTTCAAGGACGAAGATGATGGGGTCGAGCGGCGAGTTCATGCACCTCTTCCCCCTGAACATCACAACCGCCGACACCTTCACGTGGGACTTACTGAAGCTCAACACCAAAAGGAGACACTTGGTAGAGGCTGGACTTGAGTTTGGGTATGATTACCTGACACAGGCTTCTATACTTACTTCTATAGTTATCTTCGATGAAGCCCACTTCCTTCTTGAGGATGAGTCTATGGCAACCGCTTTTGATGCAGTAATTGAGTTTTTGACTTCACAGGGCGTTCCAATCGTAGTCATGACAGCCACGCTCTCTCAGGGCCACCTCAAGTTTTTTAAAAAATACGCGAGGAAAAACAAATACGAGTTTGAAGTGCTCAAACCAGATGAAGAGGACCCCTTCATAAGGAGAGAACTCCAGAAGGACATCTCAATGACGTTTGGTAATGGCAACCCGCTTGAGTTCGTTGAACCCGGGAAGAGGAACGCCATCATAGTGAACACCGTTGAAAGGGCAGTCAAGCTCTACAACCGGGCCACTAGCACAGATGTAGGGGTTGAGAGAGACAAAATAATCCTTATCCACGGGAGGATGAAGCCAAGCCACAAGAAAGCACTAATTGACCGCCTGAGAAAGCTAAAAGATAGTGATTTCCTCCTGATTGGAACTCAAGCAGTTGAGGCAGGTGTTGATTTTTCGAGCGATGTGATGGTTACCGACCGGGCACCAATCAACTCCCTCCTCCAGCGCCTTGGAAGGCTGGCCCGGCACGCCGGAGACAGGATGGGTCGAGCGATTATCATGGAAGACGCACCTACCGGACCGTATCCTTCCGAAAAGGTTGAACTCACCGTTAACCTTCTGAAGGAGGAGGAGATTCACCCCAGGGTTCCCCAGACCTATGAGCGGATAGTGAACGAAGTTCATGGCTCAAGTCTTGTGTCCGTTACAAGGCTAATCAACAAGTCGTTGAGCGGAAAATTCGTCCGTTTCATGGCCGACCCATCCAAGAGGGCTCTTCACGTCCTTGGAGAAGTTAAAGAACTTATCCAGCAGGGAATCCCAGTCATGAGGGGCTTTCTAATTCCGCTATCAGTTGAGGGTGAGGTCGTGCTCATAAGCCCAAGGAAGCTCCTTGAGCTTTACTCAAAGGGCCTCGTTGAGGTAATGGGGATTAAAGGTCAGATTAACGACGAGAGGGACGCTTATCGCATTGCAAAGAGTTTAGCGCTTGGGGAGAAAGTTGAGATTGTTTACCGCAGCCAATATGACGAGGAGCGTGGTATTGTATGA